The genomic interval AAATGCTTCCCAATATAATTATTTATTACAAATAAAAGGTCTTTTTATTTGTGATAAAATCTAGAGTTAGTACTTTTGTGCAAACCTAAGAATAGCATGAGTAATACTAAATACGTTTTTGTAACCGGAGGCGTAACTTCATCACTTGGAAAAGGAATCATTGCAGCATCATTAGCTAAACTCTTACAAGAAAGAGGCTACTCTGTAACCATCCAAAAACTAGATCCTTATATTAATATAGACCCAGGTACTTTAAATCCGTACGAACATGGTGAGTGTTATGTTACAGATGATGGCGCAGAAACCGATTTAGATTTGGGTCATTACGAGCGTTTTTTAAACATTCCAACAAGTCAAGCAAATAATGTAACCACTGGAAAAATTTATCAATCGGTAATTAATAAGGAACGAAAAGGTGAGTTTTTAGGAAAAACTGTTCAGGTAATTCCGCATATTACTGATGAAATAAAGCATAGAATTCAACTTTTAGGCGAAACTGGCGATTATGACATCATCATTACTGAAATTGGTGGAACTGTTGGTGATATAGAATCTTTACCTTATGTAGAGTCTGTAAGACAGCTTTTATGGGAAAAAGGTGAAGAAAATGCTATCGTTATTCATTTAACACTAGTTCCCTATTTAGCTGCGGCTGGCGAATTAAAAACAAAGCCTACACAACACTCTGTAAAAATGTTAATGCAAAGTGGTGTGAGTCCTAATATTTTAGTGTGTAGAACAGAACATCAAATTTCTGATGACATTAAACGTAAACTAGCATTGTTTTGTAATGTTAAAAAAGAAGATGTTATTCAATCTATTGATGCAGAAACTATTTACGACGTTCCTAACTTAATGTTTGAAGAAGGTTTAGATAAAGTAGTTTTAAACAAATTAGAGTTATCATCAGAAAAACAACCGAAACTTTTAAAGTGGAACGATTTTGTTACCAAGCATAAAAACCCAAAATCTACCATAGAAATTGGTTTGATTGGTAAATATGTAGAATTACACGATTCTTATAAATCTATTACAGAAGCTTTTATACATGCAGGTTCTTCTAATGAAACTAAAGTAAAAGTTAGATGGATTCATTCCGAAAGTTTATCGCCTAAAAACGTAGAAAAGAAATTAGAAGAGTTAAACGGAATATTAGTTGCTCCTGGTTTTGGTGATAGAGGAATTGAAGGAAAAATTAAAGCTGTAAAGTACGCTAGAGAAAATAACATTCCATTCTTAGGGATTTGTTTAGGGATGCAAATGGCTGTAATAGAATTTTCTAGAAATGTATTGGGATTAGAAAATGCATTTTCTACAGAAATGAATAAAAGTACAAAGCACCCTGTTATTAATTTAATGGAAGAACAAAAAAATGTTACCGAAAAAGGGGGAACGATGCGTTTAGGTGCTTGGAATTGTTCATTAATAAAAGATTCTAAAGTTTATCAGGCATATAAATCAGAATTAATTAGCGAGCGCCACAGACACAGATACGAATTTAACAACGATTATTTAGATCAGATTGAAGCAGCTGGAATGAAAGCTACCGGAATCAATCCAAAAACTGGTTTGGTAGAAATTATTGAATTGCCTAATCATCCTTGGTTTGTTGGTGTACAATATCATCCAGAATATAAAAGTACCGTATTAAATCCGCATCCTTTATTTGTAGATTTTATTAAAGCAGCTTTAAAACAATCTAAAAAGTAAAAACGGAACACTGTTTGAACGAACTATAGTATCAAATTAAATCGTAGTAAAATCAACTAAAAACAACACACTTTTGCTACATTTGTCGGCTTTTCAAAATTTACAGAAAAGAAAAAATGACAAATTGACATTTTAAGAAAACTACATGGAACAAAAAAAATTCGACGTTAATTCATTTATTGGAATGCTTCTTTTAGGTGGAATTATGCTTTGGTGGATGAGTACTAATAAACCAGAAGTATCTCCAGAAGAAACTAAAACCGAACAAGTAACCGAGACTAAACAAAATACAACAGCGCAAGATAGTTTTACGCGAACTCCAATTATAGCTAACGATTCTTTACAACAACTTGAAGCGAAAAATAAATTAGGTGCTTTTGCTTATAGCGCAACTAATGGAAGCGCAAAAACTCAGGTCTTAGAAAATGAGTTACTTAAACTTACTATCGATCCAAAGGGTGGGCAAATTATTGAAGCGCTAATCAAAAATCACAAAACACACGATTCGCTTCCTTTATATATGATAAAGGACAAAAATGCGTCTTTTAATATCAATTTTGGAACAACGGATAACAGAATTTTAAATACTAAAGATTTAAATTTTGAACCTACCTTAACTAAAAATGGAGACAATCAAGTATTGTCTATGAAGTTAAAAGTTTCTGATACTAAATTTTTAGAATACAGATACGAAATGAAACCTAACGAATATATGGTTGATTTTGCTGTACGTTCTCAAGGATTAAGTAATGTTATTAATTCATCGAATAAAATAGAGTTAGACTGGTCGTTAAATGGTTATAGAAACGAAAAGAGTTTATATACAGAGAACACCATGTACTCTTATTA from Lutibacter sp. Hel_I_33_5 carries:
- a CDS encoding CTP synthase, producing the protein MSNTKYVFVTGGVTSSLGKGIIAASLAKLLQERGYSVTIQKLDPYINIDPGTLNPYEHGECYVTDDGAETDLDLGHYERFLNIPTSQANNVTTGKIYQSVINKERKGEFLGKTVQVIPHITDEIKHRIQLLGETGDYDIIITEIGGTVGDIESLPYVESVRQLLWEKGEENAIVIHLTLVPYLAAAGELKTKPTQHSVKMLMQSGVSPNILVCRTEHQISDDIKRKLALFCNVKKEDVIQSIDAETIYDVPNLMFEEGLDKVVLNKLELSSEKQPKLLKWNDFVTKHKNPKSTIEIGLIGKYVELHDSYKSITEAFIHAGSSNETKVKVRWIHSESLSPKNVEKKLEELNGILVAPGFGDRGIEGKIKAVKYARENNIPFLGICLGMQMAVIEFSRNVLGLENAFSTEMNKSTKHPVINLMEEQKNVTEKGGTMRLGAWNCSLIKDSKVYQAYKSELISERHRHRYEFNNDYLDQIEAAGMKATGINPKTGLVEIIELPNHPWFVGVQYHPEYKSTVLNPHPLFVDFIKAALKQSKK